A section of the Triticum dicoccoides isolate Atlit2015 ecotype Zavitan chromosome 7A, WEW_v2.0, whole genome shotgun sequence genome encodes:
- the LOC119330344 gene encoding fasciclin-like arabinogalactan protein 1 yields MASTGAVPCSVLLLLLLCAFPLCQGQAGRHNITEILAAASPDFTQFSAALAGANLSAEIDARSPVTVLAVDNAAVARLAERRLQPDALARVLSLHVLLDYLGDARLRTLDGGFRQAASLYQAHGAPGAAGIVNITRGGKDDHVSFRPAEGVNGTAAVFYVKSVKEAPWDIAVLQVSDAISSFTAEAKVPTPPAPAPAPAPKAPAPAPAPLAPVVAPAPAKAPAALPPSPKNHTAPPPKPAKEPVPSPTPVVETPAEEPGADGDQPPADEHKSGASDSEPWSLGAVVAVAVPVVVFLLW; encoded by the coding sequence ATGGCGTCCACCGGAGCCGTCCCCTGCTCcgtcctcctcctgctgctcctcTGCGCGTTCCCGCTGTGCCAGGGCCAGGCCGGACGGCACAACATCACGGAGATCCTCGCCGCCGCCAGCCCGGACTTCACCCAGTTCAGCGCCGCCCTGGCCGGCGCGAACCTCAGCGCCGAGATCGACGCGCGCAGCCCCGTCACCGTCCTCGCCGTCGACAACGCCGCCGTGGCGCGGCTCGCGGAGCGGCGCCTCCAGCCGGACGCCCTCGCGCGCGTGCTCTCCCTGCACGTCCTCCTCGACTACCTCGGCGACGCCAGGCTCCGCACCCTCGACGGCGGGTTCAGGCAGGCCGCCAGCCTCTACCAGGCCCACGGCGCGCCGGGGGCCGCCGGCATCGTGAACATCACGCGGGGCGGCAAGGACGACCACGTCTCGTTCCGGCCAGCGGAGGGGGTGAACGGGACAGCCGCCGTGTTCTACGTGAAGTCGGTCAAGGAGGCGCCCTGGGACATCGCCGTGCTGCAGGTGAGCGACGCCATCTCGTCCTTCACCGCCGAGGCGAAGGTGCCCACGCCGCCGGCCCCGGCCCCGGCTCCTGCTCCCAAGGCGCCTGCGCCTGCGCCTGCTCCTCTGGCGCCGGTCGTGGCCCCTGCACCTGCTAAGGCCCCGGCGGCCCTGCCTCCGTCGCCAAAGAATCACACCGCGCCACCGCCGAAGCCGGCCAAAGAGCCCGTGCCTTCCCCAACGCCCGTGGtggagacgccggcggaagaacctgGGGCGGACGGAGACCAGCCGCCTGCCGACGAGCACAAGAGTGGCGCCAGCGACTCGGAGCCGTGGAGCCTCGGCGCGGTGGTGGCGGTGGCCGTGCCGGTCGTCGTGTTTCTGCTGTGGTGA
- the LOC119330107 gene encoding iron-sulfur cluster co-chaperone protein HscB homolog isoform X1, which translates to MWRRAGPICLHLAGIAGRRIRRPPQPPAPTATCSSSAFASSSFHHNLGTFRDSIGVPPSRSLSNQAGGDGGIGGECWSCGAKGAFLSCGSCRSVQPVDPAVDYFRIFGLDRGYDVKDTNLEGKYKDWQKKLHPDLVHSKSEKERDFAAGQSALVIEAYRTLSKPLPRALYLLQLEGIHVDEEKTINDPELLMEMMEIREAVSEAGDSQTLKKIQSQMKSKLETWAKSFQEAFNKRDFDGAVEATQRMRYYERAMEETVKKL; encoded by the exons ATGTGGCGCCGAGCCGGACCGATCTGCCTCCACCTCGCCGGAATCGCCGGCCGCCGCATCCGACGACCCCCACAGCCTCCTGCTCCCACAGCCACCTGCTCTAGCTCCGCCTTCGCTTCATCCTCTTTCCACCACAATCTTGGAACCTTTCGGGATTCCATCGGAGTTCCTCCCTCTCGAAGCCTATCGAACCAGGCAGGAGGTGATGGCGGCATTGGCGGCGAGTGCTGGAGTTGTGGCGCCAAGGGGGCATTCCTCTCCTGCGGGTCCTGCAGGAGTGTGCAGCCCGTTGATCCTGCGGTCGACTACTTCCGAATATTTGGCCT GGACAGAGGATATGACGTAAAGGATACCAACTTAGAAGGAAAGTACAAAGACTGGCAGAAGAAGTTACATCCTGACCTTGTTCATTCTAAATCAGAG AAAGAGAGAGATTTTGCGGCCGGGCAGTCAGCACTTGTCATTGAGGCATATCGCACACTGAGCAAACCTTTACCAAGGGCATTGTACTTG CTGCAACTTGAGGGGATACACGTTGATGAGGAGAAGACTATCAATGATCCAGAACTTCTTATGGAG ATGATGGAGATACGCGAAGCAGTTAGCGAAGCCGGTGATTCGCAAACTCTGAAGAAGATCCAATCTCAG ATGAAGAGTAAGCTCGAAACCTGGGCCAAATCCTTCCAGGAAGCGTTCAACAAGAGGGACTTCGACGGCGCCGTGGAAGCTACACAGAGGATGAGATACTATGAACGTGCTATGGAAGAAACTGTGAAGAAGCTTTGA
- the LOC119330107 gene encoding iron-sulfur cluster co-chaperone protein HscB homolog isoform X2: protein MWRRAGPICLHLAGIAGRRIRRPPQPPAPTATCSSSAFASSSFHHNLGTFRDSIGVPPSRSLSNQAGGDGGIGGECWSCGAKGAFLSCGSCRSVQPVDPAVDYFRIFGLGYDVKDTNLEGKYKDWQKKLHPDLVHSKSEKERDFAAGQSALVIEAYRTLSKPLPRALYLLQLEGIHVDEEKTINDPELLMEMMEIREAVSEAGDSQTLKKIQSQMKSKLETWAKSFQEAFNKRDFDGAVEATQRMRYYERAMEETVKKL from the exons ATGTGGCGCCGAGCCGGACCGATCTGCCTCCACCTCGCCGGAATCGCCGGCCGCCGCATCCGACGACCCCCACAGCCTCCTGCTCCCACAGCCACCTGCTCTAGCTCCGCCTTCGCTTCATCCTCTTTCCACCACAATCTTGGAACCTTTCGGGATTCCATCGGAGTTCCTCCCTCTCGAAGCCTATCGAACCAGGCAGGAGGTGATGGCGGCATTGGCGGCGAGTGCTGGAGTTGTGGCGCCAAGGGGGCATTCCTCTCCTGCGGGTCCTGCAGGAGTGTGCAGCCCGTTGATCCTGCGGTCGACTACTTCCGAATATTTGGCCT AGGATATGACGTAAAGGATACCAACTTAGAAGGAAAGTACAAAGACTGGCAGAAGAAGTTACATCCTGACCTTGTTCATTCTAAATCAGAG AAAGAGAGAGATTTTGCGGCCGGGCAGTCAGCACTTGTCATTGAGGCATATCGCACACTGAGCAAACCTTTACCAAGGGCATTGTACTTG CTGCAACTTGAGGGGATACACGTTGATGAGGAGAAGACTATCAATGATCCAGAACTTCTTATGGAG ATGATGGAGATACGCGAAGCAGTTAGCGAAGCCGGTGATTCGCAAACTCTGAAGAAGATCCAATCTCAG ATGAAGAGTAAGCTCGAAACCTGGGCCAAATCCTTCCAGGAAGCGTTCAACAAGAGGGACTTCGACGGCGCCGTGGAAGCTACACAGAGGATGAGATACTATGAACGTGCTATGGAAGAAACTGTGAAGAAGCTTTGA